One genomic window of Polyangium aurulentum includes the following:
- a CDS encoding amino acid permease has translation MGKGKRSREDLARQDEEDLRRLGYAQKLLREMGGFSNFALSFSIISILTGAVLLYGYGLKLGGPAINTVGWPVVSLFTLAVAASMGELASAYPTAGGLYFWAFRLGGRGWAWATAWLNMIGQVTVTAGVNVAAAIYAIGAITRVLGIPPDAPVPVFGTVTSWSFQLAVMALITLPMVLINVFGIRLIARLNQVSVVWHIGGVMLIAVLLAFFGKYHNEPSFLLRAEPAVSPLEASSAQLVPGGPLEPALAVGEARLPSPLFRLVPGLLELYRSSPLWLVFLLGMLQAQWTYTGYDASAHVAEETVMARLNSAWGVFLAVAVSAVAGYVLLLVLTWCIPEGDVARTASDPYPVLFIAYEGLSHFWATVVAVLIGGAMWLCGSASITSMARMWYAFARDDGMPGSGLIKRVSPRWRTPIGSIVITAALSILVCVYAAAFSVVTSISTIALYLAYGIPIFLNLRNRLRGRGEWVTKETAPWNLGRGAAVINGVALGWIALITVVFCLPPNELTLWTMLGVGCVLAVYWAAYARRRFTGPVAADEVALEAMEKEVG, from the coding sequence ATGGGGAAGGGGAAGCGATCGAGGGAGGATCTCGCCCGGCAGGACGAGGAAGATCTGCGCCGCCTCGGCTACGCGCAGAAGCTCTTGCGCGAGATGGGGGGGTTTTCGAATTTCGCGCTGAGCTTCTCGATCATCTCGATCCTGACCGGCGCGGTCTTGCTTTACGGCTACGGCTTGAAGCTCGGCGGGCCCGCGATCAACACGGTGGGCTGGCCCGTGGTCAGTCTGTTCACGCTCGCCGTCGCCGCCAGCATGGGCGAGCTCGCGAGCGCGTACCCGACGGCGGGAGGCCTGTATTTCTGGGCTTTTCGGCTGGGAGGGCGGGGCTGGGCGTGGGCGACCGCGTGGCTGAACATGATAGGTCAGGTGACGGTCACGGCGGGCGTGAACGTGGCGGCGGCGATCTATGCGATCGGCGCGATCACGCGGGTCCTCGGGATCCCGCCCGACGCGCCCGTGCCGGTCTTCGGGACCGTGACGAGCTGGTCCTTCCAGCTCGCGGTGATGGCGCTGATCACCCTGCCGATGGTGCTGATCAACGTCTTCGGGATCCGGCTGATCGCGCGGCTGAATCAGGTCAGCGTGGTCTGGCACATCGGCGGCGTGATGCTCATCGCCGTGCTGCTCGCGTTTTTCGGAAAATACCATAACGAACCCTCGTTCCTCTTGCGCGCGGAGCCGGCGGTGAGCCCGCTCGAAGCTTCGTCCGCGCAGCTCGTTCCGGGCGGGCCGCTCGAGCCGGCGCTCGCGGTGGGGGAGGCGCGGCTGCCGTCGCCCTTGTTCCGGCTCGTTCCGGGACTCCTGGAGCTGTACCGGAGCAGCCCCTTGTGGCTCGTGTTCCTGCTCGGGATGCTGCAAGCGCAATGGACGTACACGGGCTATGACGCCTCGGCGCACGTGGCCGAGGAGACGGTGATGGCGCGTCTCAATTCGGCCTGGGGTGTTTTCCTCGCCGTGGCGGTCTCGGCGGTCGCGGGTTACGTGCTCCTTTTGGTCCTGACGTGGTGCATTCCGGAAGGCGACGTGGCCCGGACGGCGAGCGATCCGTACCCGGTGCTCTTCATCGCGTACGAGGGCCTCTCGCACTTCTGGGCGACGGTGGTGGCGGTGCTGATTGGCGGGGCGATGTGGCTGTGCGGGTCGGCGTCGATCACTTCGATGGCGCGGATGTGGTACGCGTTCGCGCGCGACGACGGAATGCCGGGCTCGGGTCTCATCAAGCGGGTGAGCCCGCGGTGGAGGACGCCGATCGGGTCGATCGTGATCACGGCCGCGCTGTCGATCCTCGTGTGCGTGTATGCGGCGGCGTTCTCGGTGGTGACGTCGATCAGCACGATCGCGCTTTATCTGGCGTACGGGATCCCGATCTTCTTGAACCTGCGCAATCGATTGCGAGGCAGGGGAGAGTGGGTGACGAAGGAGACGGCGCCGTGGAACCTCGGGCGGGGCGCGGCGGTGATCAACGGGGTGGCGCTCGGGTGGATCGCGCTCATCACCGTGGTGTTTTGCCTGCCGCCGAACGAGCTGACGCTATGGACGATGCTCGGGGTGGGCTGTGTGCTCGCGGTGTACTGGGCGGCGTACGCGCGAAGGCGGTTCACGGGGCCGGTGGCGGCGGACGAGGTGGCGCTGGAGGCAATGGAGAAAGAGGTGGGGTAG
- a CDS encoding pyridoxal phosphate-dependent decarboxylase family protein yields MDENLKADLHGLEALLERAKNEAHAFLNRLDELPPAVNATPKEALSLPEQGLGAEPSLRLFMDRYGQELGGSAGPRYLGFVTGGTTPAALVGDWMASAFDLNASHPGSSAAPLVEQEALEMLRQLLALPKTFSGSFVSGATMSNFVGLACARQWVARKLGVDVAEQGLYALGPIPTLSATPHSSTLKALSMLGMGRGSLVRVPSQPGREAMDVDALRAQLESLGGKPCIVVASAGTVNTGDYDDLEAIGKLKERHPFWLHVDGAFGGLVACSPELAHLTRGMELSDSVTVDAHKWLNVPYDSALQLTRHPELLLEVFRNHAPYLDVRQGPAPFADQGPENSRRFRALPAWLTLMAYGRSGYRDILERDCRLARMLGERIEGSTAFERLAPVRLNIVCFTLRQEGGATQADIRAFLDRLRDDGRVFVSPTVLHGVPGMRAALSNWRTTERDIEIAWSAMLEVATRAAPVG; encoded by the coding sequence ATGGACGAGAACCTGAAAGCGGACCTGCACGGGCTCGAGGCGTTGCTGGAGCGGGCGAAGAACGAGGCCCACGCCTTCCTGAACCGGCTCGACGAGCTACCTCCCGCGGTGAATGCCACGCCGAAGGAAGCCCTGTCCCTGCCCGAGCAGGGGCTCGGCGCGGAGCCGTCCCTGCGTCTCTTCATGGATCGGTATGGGCAAGAGCTGGGAGGGAGCGCGGGGCCCCGCTATCTGGGGTTCGTCACGGGAGGGACCACACCCGCGGCCCTGGTGGGGGATTGGATGGCGAGCGCGTTCGATCTGAACGCCTCCCACCCGGGAAGCTCCGCCGCGCCCCTGGTGGAACAGGAAGCGCTCGAGATGCTGCGACAGCTCCTGGCCCTGCCTAAAACCTTCTCCGGCAGCTTCGTGTCGGGGGCGACCATGTCGAACTTCGTGGGCCTGGCTTGCGCGAGGCAATGGGTGGCGCGAAAGCTCGGCGTGGACGTGGCCGAGCAGGGACTGTACGCGCTCGGGCCCATTCCCACCCTGAGCGCCACGCCTCATTCGAGCACCCTCAAGGCGCTGTCCATGCTCGGCATGGGTCGCGGCTCTCTGGTCCGGGTCCCCAGCCAGCCGGGGCGAGAGGCCATGGATGTCGACGCGCTCCGCGCCCAGCTCGAATCCCTGGGCGGCAAGCCTTGCATCGTCGTGGCCAGCGCCGGAACCGTGAACACCGGCGATTACGATGACCTGGAGGCGATTGGAAAGCTCAAGGAGCGCCACCCATTCTGGTTGCATGTCGATGGCGCCTTCGGAGGCCTCGTGGCGTGCTCGCCCGAGCTCGCCCACCTGACGCGCGGCATGGAGCTTTCGGACTCGGTGACCGTGGACGCGCACAAGTGGCTGAACGTCCCCTATGACTCCGCCTTGCAGCTCACCCGCCACCCGGAGCTGTTGCTCGAGGTCTTCCGCAACCACGCGCCCTACCTCGATGTGCGGCAGGGGCCCGCGCCATTCGCGGACCAGGGGCCGGAGAACTCGCGCCGCTTCCGAGCGCTGCCCGCGTGGCTGACCCTGATGGCCTATGGCCGCTCGGGGTATCGGGACATCCTCGAGCGCGACTGCCGGCTCGCGCGCATGCTGGGCGAGCGCATCGAGGGCTCCACCGCCTTCGAGCGATTGGCTCCCGTGCGGCTGAACATCGTCTGCTTCACCCTGCGCCAGGAGGGAGGCGCCACCCAGGCGGACATCCGGGCCTTTCTGGATCGGCTCCGCGACGACGGGCGGGTCTTTGTCTCGCCGACCGTTCTGCACGGGGTGCCGGGGATGCGCGCCGCCCTGTCCAACTGGAGGACCACGGAGCGGGACATCGAGATCGCCTGGTCCGCCATGCTGGAGGTGGCGACCCGTGCTGCGCCTGTCGGGTGA
- a CDS encoding carboxylesterase/lipase family protein gives MSINATSLPIINTAEGPVQGTLAESGVVAYMGIPYAAPPVKNLRWRPPQAVTPWTETRASKADAPSCLQNRQQCILVGGGDPGLMDEDCLYLNVWVPEGATDTSKLPVMVWIHGGAYIIGAGRLPVYHGAPLVKKGAILVSFNYRMGALGFFAHPALDKERIAEGAPHVNNFGLLDQIAALEWVQRNIGKFGGDPDNVTIFGQSAGARSVLALYASPLVLKRRDKPLFHRGIAQSVYRFPEATQAQALARGEKLVGLLGVKGDEVPAQHLRDLPAWVLLNMDGTLTAQQLKGTSNSPVAISGDSVLPNGVIASFLNGPVAELPLIIGNTSDDGSVVLDVPGIEPGTIVLVAVGQVEKPKYQYPDLATQDSNIIRPELGRRLARDAVFTVTTYNIAKAHSQRATTWRYYFDYNAENLPEEHKKGTRHGDEVPFTMNTLAYYPPFPPGKPGEPVEVTEKDREVASLANEYWFNFAATGTPSSATGPAWPSHTDGQDKTLVLRESATVETNFMQEHHEAAEMENMAAFDKIGGAMDNIMS, from the coding sequence ATGTCGATCAACGCTACCTCCTTGCCCATCATCAACACCGCAGAGGGCCCGGTCCAGGGCACCCTCGCCGAGAGCGGCGTCGTTGCGTACATGGGTATCCCCTACGCTGCGCCGCCCGTGAAGAATCTGCGCTGGCGACCGCCGCAAGCCGTCACGCCCTGGACCGAGACGCGCGCCTCCAAGGCGGACGCCCCGTCTTGCCTCCAGAATCGGCAACAGTGCATCCTGGTCGGCGGCGGCGATCCGGGCCTCATGGATGAGGATTGCCTTTATCTCAACGTCTGGGTGCCCGAGGGCGCGACGGACACCTCCAAGCTCCCGGTCATGGTGTGGATCCACGGCGGTGCCTACATCATCGGCGCAGGCAGGCTGCCTGTGTATCACGGGGCGCCCCTCGTGAAGAAGGGCGCGATCCTGGTCTCCTTCAACTACCGGATGGGCGCTCTCGGCTTCTTCGCGCACCCCGCGCTCGATAAGGAGCGCATCGCAGAAGGCGCGCCTCACGTGAACAACTTCGGTCTGCTCGATCAGATTGCGGCGCTCGAGTGGGTGCAGCGGAACATCGGAAAGTTCGGGGGCGATCCGGACAACGTGACCATCTTCGGTCAATCCGCCGGCGCGAGGAGCGTCCTCGCGCTGTACGCCTCGCCGCTCGTCCTCAAGCGACGCGACAAGCCCCTGTTCCACCGGGGGATCGCCCAGAGCGTGTATCGGTTCCCGGAGGCCACGCAGGCGCAGGCGCTCGCGCGCGGCGAAAAGCTCGTGGGACTGCTCGGGGTGAAGGGGGACGAGGTGCCCGCCCAGCACCTGCGCGACCTGCCGGCGTGGGTGCTCTTGAACATGGATGGCACGCTCACCGCGCAGCAGCTCAAGGGGACGTCGAATTCGCCGGTCGCGATCAGCGGCGACTCCGTGCTGCCGAACGGTGTCATCGCGAGCTTCTTGAACGGCCCGGTGGCGGAGTTGCCGCTCATCATCGGCAACACCAGCGATGACGGGAGCGTGGTGCTCGATGTCCCCGGGATAGAGCCGGGCACCATCGTCCTCGTGGCGGTCGGGCAGGTCGAGAAGCCGAAGTATCAATACCCGGATCTCGCGACGCAGGACTCCAATATCATCCGCCCCGAGCTCGGTCGCCGCCTGGCGCGCGACGCGGTCTTCACGGTGACGACGTACAACATCGCCAAGGCGCACAGCCAGCGCGCGACGACCTGGCGATACTACTTCGACTACAACGCGGAAAACCTCCCCGAGGAGCACAAGAAAGGTACGCGTCACGGCGACGAGGTCCCCTTCACCATGAACACGCTCGCGTATTACCCGCCCTTCCCGCCGGGCAAGCCGGGGGAGCCGGTCGAGGTCACGGAGAAGGACCGAGAGGTCGCGAGCCTCGCCAATGAATACTGGTTCAATTTCGCCGCCACCGGCACGCCTTCGTCCGCCACGGGCCCCGCATGGCCCTCGCACACGGACGGGCAGGACAAGACGCTCGTGCTGCGCGAGTCCGCCACGGTGGAGACGAACTTCATGCAGGAGCACCACGAGGCCGCGGAGATGGAGAACATGGCTGCGTTCGACAAGATCGGCGGGGCCATGGACAACATCATGAGCTGA
- a CDS encoding MYXO-CTERM sorting domain-containing protein has protein sequence MNLARQSFGPWLRRILGPAMIATLAACGADTAPGEAVPAPASAPAARGGSAPMPKDLRAAYIASVQQGASERYAAVSLSPGILRAENDAQRFVTTLDGAGVSLSPGDGAWTFGMRAAGLGCAGQVTELGAAEPVAEGNRVRYGRDRLEEWYVNGPMGLEQGFVLPAAPACAGTKVVAIELGGDLRAELVDEDGDGRGEALSLRDGSGRAALGYTDLYVKDAAGKELPAWLSLEAGRVAIHVDDAGAAYPVEIDPLIEMQQAKLLASDGEVNAFFGHSVALSGDTALVGAFYGDDDKGTTSGSAYVFVRSGGVWTQQAELLANDGAAWDEFGHSVALSGDTALVGAYKNDDLGAESGSAYVFVRSGGVWTQQAKLLASDGATTDTFGYSVALSGDTALVGAHLNDDLGAESGSAYVFVRSSGVWTQQAKLLANDGASGDDFGLSVALSGDTALVGAPQIDIMGLKPGSAYVFVRSGGVWTQQTKLLANDGVANGAFGLSVALTGDKALVGAPRDDDNGGWSGSAYVFVRSGGAWTQQAKLLANDGKGHDEFGSVVALSGDTALVAPQAGPGSAYVFMESGGAWTQQVKLSGPSNFGTFGASLALEGETALVGAPADDNKGSVYVFVPAASLGSPCMTGEECSSGFCIDGVCCDTLCFLGDPGDCQACSVATGAAVDGTCGPILAGTECRASAGVCDVAEVCDGQTVVCPDDGLAADGTPCAEGVCEGGVCMDGAGGAGGEGGAGGMAGAGGAGGAGGAGGAGGAGGAGGAGGAGGMPGWGGAGGDDTTGSGGGDSPADSGCGCRTASQTGSSPALPALALGLLFAWRRRARRA, from the coding sequence ATGAATCTTGCACGACAGAGCTTCGGGCCGTGGCTGCGCCGCATCCTCGGCCCGGCCATGATCGCAACCCTTGCAGCTTGCGGCGCGGACACCGCGCCCGGCGAGGCCGTGCCCGCGCCTGCCAGCGCCCCCGCGGCGCGGGGCGGTTCGGCGCCGATGCCGAAAGACCTGCGCGCGGCCTACATCGCGTCCGTGCAGCAGGGAGCTTCGGAGCGCTATGCCGCCGTATCGCTCTCTCCGGGGATCTTGCGCGCGGAGAACGACGCGCAGCGGTTCGTGACGACGCTCGACGGCGCGGGCGTCTCGCTTTCGCCGGGCGACGGCGCGTGGACGTTCGGCATGCGCGCCGCGGGGCTCGGCTGCGCGGGTCAGGTGACGGAGCTCGGCGCGGCGGAGCCCGTGGCCGAGGGCAACCGGGTTCGTTATGGGCGCGACCGCCTCGAAGAATGGTACGTGAACGGGCCGATGGGGCTCGAGCAGGGGTTCGTCCTTCCGGCGGCTCCCGCGTGCGCCGGGACGAAGGTCGTGGCCATCGAGCTCGGCGGGGATCTGCGGGCGGAGCTCGTGGACGAGGACGGCGACGGTCGCGGGGAGGCGCTCTCGCTGCGGGACGGGTCGGGGCGCGCGGCGCTCGGGTATACCGATCTGTACGTGAAGGACGCGGCGGGCAAGGAGTTGCCGGCGTGGTTGTCGCTCGAGGCGGGGCGGGTCGCGATTCACGTGGATGACGCGGGGGCGGCGTATCCGGTGGAGATCGATCCGCTGATCGAGATGCAGCAAGCGAAGCTGCTCGCGAGCGATGGGGAGGTGAACGCCTTCTTCGGTCACTCGGTCGCGCTCTCGGGGGACACGGCGCTCGTGGGGGCGTTTTACGGCGACGACGACAAGGGCACGACCTCCGGCTCGGCCTACGTGTTCGTGCGGAGCGGCGGCGTCTGGACCCAGCAGGCGGAGCTCCTGGCAAACGACGGGGCGGCGTGGGACGAGTTCGGTCACTCGGTCGCGCTCTCGGGGGACACGGCGCTCGTGGGGGCGTACAAGAATGACGACCTGGGCGCGGAATCCGGCTCGGCCTACGTGTTCGTGCGCAGCGGCGGGGTTTGGACCCAGCAGGCCAAGCTCCTCGCAAGCGACGGGGCGACAACGGACACTTTCGGCTATTCGGTCGCGCTCTCGGGGGACACGGCGCTCGTGGGGGCGCACCTGAATGACGACCTGGGCGCGGAATCCGGCTCGGCCTACGTGTTCGTGCGCAGCAGCGGGGTTTGGACCCAGCAGGCCAAGCTCCTCGCAAACGACGGGGCGTCAGGGGACGACTTCGGCCTTTCGGTCGCGCTCTCGGGGGACACGGCGCTCGTGGGGGCGCCCCAGATTGACATCATGGGCTTGAAACCCGGCTCGGCCTACGTGTTCGTGCGCAGCGGCGGGGTTTGGACCCAGCAGACCAAGCTCCTGGCGAACGATGGGGTGGCGAATGGCGCATTCGGCCTTTCGGTCGCGCTCACGGGGGACAAGGCGCTCGTGGGGGCGCCCCGCGACGACGACAACGGCGGTTGGTCCGGCTCGGCCTATGTGTTCGTGCGGAGCGGCGGAGCCTGGACCCAGCAGGCCAAGCTCCTGGCGAATGACGGGAAGGGGCACGACGAATTCGGCTCGGTGGTCGCGCTCTCGGGGGACACGGCGCTCGTGGCGCCGCAGGCCGGCCCGGGCTCGGCCTACGTGTTCATGGAGAGCGGCGGAGCTTGGACCCAGCAGGTGAAGCTCTCGGGGCCGAGCAACTTCGGCACTTTCGGCGCTTCGCTCGCGCTCGAGGGGGAGACGGCGCTCGTGGGGGCGCCTGCCGACGACAACAAGGGTTCGGTCTACGTCTTCGTGCCGGCGGCGAGCCTGGGCAGTCCCTGCATGACCGGCGAAGAATGCTCGAGCGGCTTCTGCATCGACGGGGTCTGCTGCGACACGCTATGCTTCCTGGGCGACCCCGGAGACTGCCAGGCGTGCAGCGTGGCGACGGGCGCGGCCGTGGACGGGACGTGCGGGCCGATCTTGGCGGGGACCGAGTGCCGTGCCTCCGCGGGCGTGTGCGACGTGGCCGAGGTCTGCGACGGGCAAACGGTTGTTTGCCCGGACGACGGGCTTGCCGCCGATGGAACCCCCTGCGCGGAGGGCGTCTGCGAGGGTGGCGTGTGCATGGACGGCGCAGGTGGCGCCGGCGGCGAGGGTGGCGCCGGTGGCATGGCTGGCGCGGGCGGTGCAGGCGGCGCAGGCGGCGCGGGCGGCGCGGGCGGCGCGGGCGGCGCGGGTGGCGCAGGCGGCGCCGGTGGCATGCCCGGATGGGGCGGCGCAGGGGGGGACGATACCACCGGCTCGGGCGGAGGCGATTCCCCCGCGGACAGCGGCTGCGGCTGCCGAACCGCGTCGCAGACAGGGAGCTCCCCCGCGTTGCCGGCCCTGGCGCTCGGGCTCCTCTTCGCATGGCGCAGGCGCGCGCGGCGCGCGTGA
- a CDS encoding tetratricopeptide repeat protein: MKVTHVSFFAVSLLISALPSAHAQPVLPPPPAWSEIVLANVAPILERAERAEQDGDMETAIEAYEEANARGESVAVGVELGLALLRAGRTVQGARQLRYALLHSPLPLSHRSPAYITRQLEEAKSKVGTLLIRTNVDRVSLEVDGTFRWEYPRMVEIYVDPEKEHKIRARREGYWTAFTTEKVGAGEVKDVLMAMEPQVMQKVVKMPTPLMANVSGQLPKQEESKTLLYISAAGIGISLAAGGIGALVLYNSDKETNPGSYNVGLGLLAGGVIGFGLSLTGMLVFVATPRPQPQPIITISPAVSRNQMGLGLQGTW, translated from the coding sequence ATGAAAGTTACGCATGTCTCCTTTTTTGCCGTTTCCCTGCTGATCTCGGCCCTTCCCAGCGCCCACGCGCAGCCGGTGCTGCCACCGCCTCCGGCGTGGAGCGAGATCGTGCTCGCGAACGTCGCCCCGATCCTGGAGCGCGCAGAGCGCGCCGAGCAGGACGGCGACATGGAGACGGCGATCGAGGCCTACGAGGAGGCGAATGCGCGGGGCGAGAGCGTCGCGGTGGGGGTGGAGCTGGGCCTGGCGCTCCTGCGCGCGGGCCGCACGGTCCAAGGGGCGCGGCAGTTGCGGTACGCGCTCCTGCACTCGCCGCTGCCGCTATCGCACCGCTCGCCGGCGTACATCACGCGGCAGCTCGAAGAGGCCAAGAGCAAGGTCGGCACGCTGCTCATCCGCACGAACGTCGACAGGGTCTCGCTGGAGGTCGACGGCACCTTTCGCTGGGAGTATCCGCGCATGGTCGAGATCTACGTGGACCCGGAGAAGGAGCACAAGATCAGGGCCCGGCGGGAGGGATACTGGACCGCATTCACCACCGAGAAGGTCGGCGCGGGCGAGGTGAAAGACGTGCTGATGGCCATGGAGCCGCAGGTGATGCAGAAGGTCGTGAAAATGCCGACGCCCCTCATGGCGAACGTGAGCGGCCAGTTGCCGAAGCAGGAGGAGTCGAAGACGCTGCTCTACATAAGCGCGGCGGGCATAGGGATTTCGCTGGCCGCGGGGGGTATCGGTGCCCTTGTCCTTTACAACAGCGACAAGGAGACCAATCCGGGGAGCTACAACGTAGGGCTCGGGCTGCTCGCAGGTGGGGTGATAGGATTCGGGCTCTCGCTCACCGGAATGTTAGTCTTCGTGGCCACCCCGCGGCCCCAGCCGCAGCCGATCATCACGATCTCACCGGCGGTCTCCAGGAATCAGATGGGCCTGGGCTTGCAGGGGACGTGGTAG
- a CDS encoding MYXO-CTERM sorting domain-containing protein, which translates to MNRERQSFGPWLRRIFGPAMIATLAACGADTAPGEGVSASPPAQVARGGSEPMPRDLRAAYIASVQRGASEEYAAVSLSPGIVRAENDAQRFVTTLDGAGVSLSSNDGAWAFGMRAAGLGCEGGVTELGAAEPVAEGNRIRYGRDRLEEWYVNGPLGLEQGFVLREAPSCVGTKVVAIELGGDLRAELVDEDGDGRGEALSLRDRQGRAALGYTDLYVKDAAGKALPAWLSLEAGRVAIHVDDAGAAYPVEIDPIVALQQAKLLANDGAASDFFGTSVALSGDTALVGAYRDDDMGSDSGSAYVFVRSGGAWTQQAKLLANDGLADALFGISVALSGDTALVGASRDNGKDTQSGSVYVFVRSGAVWTQQAKLLANDGVAYDDFGVSVALSGDTALVGARLADDKGPDSGSAYVFERSGAAWTQQAKLLANDGAALDLFGVSVALSGNTALVGSYGDDDKGSSSGSAYAFVRSLGVWTQQAKLLANDGAANDSFGISVALSGDTALVGSYGDDANGASSGAAYAFVRSGAAWTQQAKLQANDGALSDQFGVSVALSGDTALVGSYRDDNIGQDFGSAYVFLRSGGAWTQQAKLLANDGALSDQFGNSVALSGDTVLVGALGDDDKGQGSGSAYVFVLALLSQGSACTTGAECASGFCVDGVCCDTACGGSTTGDCQACSVAAGAAVDGTCAPILAGTECRTSAGACDVAESCDGAATDCPADAKSAAGTECRASAGACDVAESCDGQALDCPADGFAADGNPCAEGVCKGGACLGGAGGMGGAGGAGGAGGAGGMAGAGGAGGIDGTGAGGGDSPEDSGCGCRTAPQTGSSPALPALALGLLFAWRRRGQRGV; encoded by the coding sequence ATGAATCGTGAACGACAGAGCTTCGGGCCGTGGCTGCGCCGCATCTTCGGCCCGGCCATGATCGCCACCCTTGCAGCTTGCGGCGCCGACACCGCGCCCGGCGAGGGCGTGTCCGCGAGCCCCCCTGCGCAGGTGGCGCGGGGCGGTTCGGAGCCGATGCCGAGAGATCTGCGCGCGGCCTACATCGCGTCCGTGCAGCGGGGAGCCTCGGAGGAGTATGCCGCCGTGTCGCTCTCGCCGGGGATCGTGCGCGCGGAGAACGACGCGCAGCGGTTCGTGACGACGCTCGACGGCGCGGGCGTCTCGCTTTCGTCGAACGACGGCGCGTGGGCGTTCGGCATGCGCGCCGCGGGGCTCGGCTGCGAGGGCGGGGTGACGGAGCTCGGCGCGGCGGAGCCCGTGGCGGAGGGCAACCGAATTCGTTATGGGCGCGACCGCCTCGAAGAATGGTACGTGAACGGGCCGCTGGGGCTCGAGCAGGGGTTCGTCCTTCGGGAGGCTCCCTCGTGCGTCGGGACGAAGGTCGTGGCCATCGAGCTCGGCGGTGATCTGCGGGCGGAGCTCGTGGACGAGGACGGCGACGGTCGCGGGGAGGCGCTTTCGCTGCGGGATCGGCAGGGGCGCGCGGCGCTCGGGTATACCGATCTGTATGTGAAGGATGCGGCGGGGAAGGCGCTGCCGGCGTGGTTGTCGCTCGAGGCGGGTCGGGTCGCGATTCACGTGGATGACGCGGGGGCGGCGTATCCGGTGGAGATCGATCCGATCGTCGCGCTGCAGCAGGCGAAGCTGCTCGCGAATGACGGGGCAGCCTCCGACTTTTTCGGCACTTCGGTCGCGCTCTCGGGGGACACGGCCCTCGTGGGAGCATACAGGGACGACGACATGGGCTCGGACTCCGGCTCGGCCTACGTGTTCGTGCGGAGCGGCGGAGCCTGGACCCAGCAGGCCAAGCTCCTGGCGAACGACGGGTTGGCGGACGCCCTTTTCGGCATTTCGGTCGCGCTCTCGGGGGACACGGCCCTCGTGGGGGCGTCTCGGGACAACGGCAAGGACACGCAGTCAGGCTCGGTCTACGTGTTCGTGCGGAGCGGCGCGGTTTGGACCCAGCAGGCCAAGCTCCTGGCGAACGACGGGGTGGCTTACGACGATTTCGGCGTTTCGGTCGCGCTTTCGGGGGACACGGCCCTCGTGGGGGCGAGGCTGGCCGACGACAAGGGTCCGGATTCGGGCTCGGCCTATGTGTTCGAGCGGAGCGGCGCGGCTTGGACCCAGCAGGCCAAGCTCCTGGCGAACGACGGGGCGGCGTTGGACTTGTTCGGCGTCTCGGTCGCGCTCTCGGGGAACACGGCGCTCGTGGGGTCGTATGGGGACGACGACAAGGGCTCGAGCTCCGGCTCGGCCTACGCGTTCGTGCGGAGCTTGGGCGTCTGGACCCAGCAGGCCAAGCTCCTGGCGAACGACGGGGCGGCGAACGACAGTTTCGGCATCTCGGTCGCGCTCTCGGGGGACACGGCGCTCGTGGGGTCGTATGGGGACGACGCCAATGGCGCGAGCTCCGGCGCGGCCTACGCGTTCGTGCGAAGCGGCGCGGCTTGGACCCAGCAGGCCAAGCTCCAGGCGAACGACGGGGCGCTGAGCGACCAGTTCGGCGTCTCGGTCGCGCTCTCGGGGGACACGGCGCTCGTGGGGTCGTATCGTGACGACAACATCGGCCAAGACTTCGGATCGGCCTACGTATTCTTGCGGAGCGGCGGAGCCTGGACCCAGCAGGCGAAGCTTCTGGCGAACGACGGGGCGCTGAGCGACCAGTTCGGCAATTCGGTCGCGCTCTCGGGGGACACGGTGCTCGTGGGGGCGTTGGGCGACGACGACAAGGGCCAAGGCTCCGGCTCGGCCTACGTCTTCGTTTTGGCGCTGCTGAGCCAGGGGAGTGCCTGCACGACCGGCGCAGAATGCGCGAGCGGCTTCTGCGTGGACGGGGTCTGCTGCGACACGGCATGCGGCGGAAGCACCACCGGAGACTGCCAGGCGTGCAGCGTGGCGGCGGGCGCCGCGGTGGACGGGACGTGCGCGCCGATCTTGGCCGGCACCGAATGCCGCACCTCGGCGGGCGCGTGCGACGTGGCCGAGAGCTGCGACGGGGCCGCGACCGATTGCCCCGCGGACGCGAAGTCCGCTGCGGGCACCGAGTGCCGCGCCTCGGCGGGCGCGTGCGACGTGGCCGAGAGCTGCGACGGGCAAGCCCTGGATTGCCCTGCGGATGGGTTCGCAGCCGACGGAAACCCCTGCGCGGAGGGCGTCTGCAAGGGCGGCGCGTGCCTGGGCGGCGCTGGCGGTATGGGCGGCGCGGGCGGCGCGGGCGGCGCGGGCGGCGCGGGTGGCATGGCCGGCGCGGGCGGCGCGGGCGGGATCGATGGGACGGGCGCGGGGGGAGGCGATTCCCCCGAGGACAGCGGTTGCGGCTGCCGAACCGCGCCGCAGACGGGGAGCTCCCCCGCGTTGCCGGCGCTGGCGCTCGGGCTCCTCTTCGCATGGCGCAGGCGCGGGCAGCGCGGCGTGTGA